ACAAATGCAATACGCTAACATAAAATGAAGCTGAAAGGAAGCGAAAACATATCTAGTGTGGTAATATTTCTCcgacttttgatccaaaatggcggacagttcggcctggtatatgtaggggctctactagccgctaaggatgctgggtaaaaagcCGCTTTCTCTGGTGTAATGGGAGAAcgtctttttacatggaaacggggaatttttcaatcgggttttttgcggagccagagcggggatttaccgggtcgaaaagtgtgttgtgaacgcggctactAGGTATTCTTCGAGTTAGTACTTTCTCCCGTTTAGTCGCCATTTCCCTTTCTCAACAGGCTAGCAACTAGCTCCACCTACTTCCGGCAATCGAAGCAGAAAACGTTTTTGGAGTTTTTCCTTCTTTGGCAGCAAACTGCGTTTCATTTCTCCTATGTTATTCatgtgggccgtggtagcccgatcggtaaggcattggactcggggccggagggcctcgggttcgatccttgctggtcgaagacccaccgtcgtcattaaaggggactgggcgacgttaaatatgctcgtggtctcaatgtcctccaagtgaaacgatacctctgggggtgctagtaccaggtagctattagctcttggactagttctaaattctcattaactgttcgatccggtgatggtgctgccatctatcggtatataaaaaaacaatggaggcaaggcacttagtatgcagtcctcgacataaatgcagttgaagtcagttgtgactcttgaatagaatagaatagaattgtTATTCATGTTTAGATTGGTAAAGATCTTTAGTTGTACAATTGCAAATCCATATCAATTCACACTAAGGCGCGGAACCCAAAACTGAAGGTTCACGGGCTTAAATACTGACCGGTTGAAGACCCGTATCTTCATATGTAGTGCTGGTataagaaaaaattgcaaaacccTCGCATTtccacaacaatgggattatgtgaaaaGTTTTGATCAACCGATTAACGAATAATGTaggtgaaattctgcaaaacttatgaaataaacatttaacagcaggaatccgataattctTTACGTAGATCAGAGTAATTTCCGGGTCAGGGCCCGGAACtgaccagaaatggaaaaatgaactGACCCCAtgttcatttttccatttctagacctgcgtgtgagtttacagaaaaaaaattacttaaccccacgtcaatttaagtctaatggcaggataaaggttttaaaattgttacttaccagttttgctctatggcacggagcagaatcatcctggaaaatgacgtttggaactgaagtaaattAATcctggatagtaggaagcaatttctcctccaaaatgccaatatacacctgagcgtttaccgTTCCTTGCATGAAGTGaaacccaccaactccttgatcagaaatacatccctaaatcatctgggatacTTGACTGTGGGTTGAAttcagtcgggatgatattcctttCCTTTGCGGCACGGgtggtgcaattttttttaccagcactgtacataTAGTGGCAGATCAAATGCACCCTGCAATGTGGCATTTTGATTCTGATGTCCAAGGATACTTCATGAACGTTAATGCAACTATACAACGTGCAGGAAGTGTTGAAAATTGCTTTCCTGAGCATCAGTCTGATTTCCAACACCTTCCCTGGCCACCgcatagatcccccccccccatagaaaaTGTGTGGGATATGGTGGAAAAGACGCGTCCGACAGAACTCTCCTCTTCCATCTAATCTACGAGATCTAAAAAAGCTGCATAGCCGATGCATGGTATTCTCTGGACATAAAAGCACTCTAGAAGCTTGTAGAGtcaatcaagggcgcccatataggggcgCAAGGggggccatgccccccccccccttagaaatgagaacttccttgcttttagcacttttttctttgcaaaaatgtataaaaatttcttttccagccattgatggataagttattaaaaacgtcaaattttaatatctctaatttgtactgaaatcaGATTCCATATGGAAAATATTCTGATAAATCATGGGAAaaaattttgagccccccccccccccttaaaattttgcatttgggcgCTCTTGGCGTCAATGCGTAAACGAATCATAGCAGATATCAGTGCAAAAGGCGGTCcaataaaatattcttcttgGAGTTTTAATTCATCGGCCAGTGAGTGTATTTGTCAGTCGCTGCAATGAAATGTCATGACTTGATATCTTTCTCTGATGTTAGGATAGTTAAAATATGCTCGGGTGTTTAGGTTGAATTTCTTACGTATTGAAATGGTTACTAACAAATCTGTGACATGATGAAATTGAGTGAAATAAAGAATCTTTTGTTCTCCATTTGGCAAATTATTATTGATATCTAATTCCCTTCCGCAGGTGGGCGGCGTGTCGGTGTTCGCCGTGGGGGTGTGGACCCTGGCCGACCGGTCCTTCATGGAACGTCTCCTGGGCAACGACCTCTACGTGACCTCTGCCGCCATCCTGATCGCGACCGGGGTCGTGGTCACCGTCATATCCTTCCTGGGATGCTTTGGCGCCATTAAAGAGGTCAAATGCATGCTCCTCACGGTGAGTAACTGTCAGCTGATAGAACTTAAACTTCACCAACTTTACCAAAGAGGTCAAATGCATGCTCCTCACGGTGAGTAACTCTCAGCTGATAGAACTTAAACTTCACCAAAGAGGTCAAATGCATGCTCCTCACGGTTAGTAACCCTCTGCTGATAGAACTTAAACTTCACCAAAGAGGTCAAATGCATGCTCCTCACGGTGAATAACTCTCAGCTGATGGAACTTGAACTTCACCAACTTTGCCTCTAAACCAGATTACACCTCCAATTGTATAACTGTTTACAATTGGA
The sequence above is drawn from the Uloborus diversus isolate 005 unplaced genomic scaffold, Udiv.v.3.1 scaffold_696, whole genome shotgun sequence genome and encodes:
- the LOC129233756 gene encoding tetraspanin-18-like; its protein translation is MVEGFAKVIKYALFLANVIILVGGVSVFAVGVWTLADRSFMERLLGNDLYVTSAAILIATGVVVTVISFLGCFGAIKEVKCMLLTFFIILFMIFIVVLIGGILGYVFRSEISG